A genomic region of Rhipicephalus sanguineus isolate Rsan-2018 chromosome 3, BIME_Rsan_1.4, whole genome shotgun sequence contains the following coding sequences:
- the LOC125757919 gene encoding uncharacterized protein K02A2.6-like: MVVPASMQVDVLRLLHEGHPGAAKMKAVVRSHVWWPAMDDDVTASVQACRTCQENQRLPRRVPVKSWPFPERPWSRIHVDYAGPLRNAYLLIAVDAYSKWIEVFPVPSLSTPATIGCLRKMFATHGLPDVVVSGNGPTFVSEEYKIFLRRNGIRQIFVPPYHPASNGAAERAVQTIKQKLKKAQSGGDLHVQIARILLTYRTTPQEVTGCSPAELLMGRKLKTALDLLPPDLRTPVMSQQISQSLLVNRGSAGAVATPPGTTVFARNFRPAPVWVPATVEADKGYAAVLRLPDGPQWTRHHDHVRAVPRQHELSEYSGRSHTEPPNASGVKPAGPLDAAGATAPYEPADTAGTTATTGASSGEFEGTCVSSDPGGCASAPGDAPKPVTLSQTPIRRSSRVRKPVMRYVPQ, encoded by the coding sequence ATGGTTGTGCCCGCGTCTATGCAGGTCGACGTGCTGCGGCTGCTACATGAAGGGCATCCAGGAGCGGCGAAAATGAAAGCGGTGGTCCGTAGCCACGTCTGGTGGCCAGCCATggatgatgacgtcacggcatCGGTGCAAGCATGCCGCACCTGCCAAGAAAATCAGCGATTACCGAGACGGGTACCAGTCAAATCGTGGCCGTTCCCGGAGAGACCGTGGTCCCGGATTCATGTAGACTATGCTGGACCACTGAGGAATGCTTACTTGCTCATAGCAGTTGACGCATACTCGAAGTGGATAGAAGTGTTCCCTGTACCCAGCCTGTCGACTCCAGCCACCATTGGTTGCCTGCGAAAAATGTTCGCTACGCATGGACTCCCTGATGTAGTCGTATCCGGCAATGGCCCAACGTTCGTGAGTGAGGAATACAAGATCTTCCTGCGTAGAAACGGCATCCGACAAATTTTTGTACCACCGTACCACCCAGCATCTAATGGAGCAGCGGAGCGTGCAGTGCAGACCATTAAACAAAAGTTGAAGAAAGCGCAGTCAGGGGGTGATTTGCACGTACAGATAGCGAGAATTTTGCTGACATACCGGACCACTCCGCAAGAAGTAACAGGTTGTAGTCCCGCTGAACTTCTTATGGGCCGGAAGTTGAAAACGGCATTGGATTTACTACCGCCTGACTTGCGGACCCCGGTGATGTCTCAACAGATCTCCCAGAGTCTCCTAGTCAACCGAGGATCGGCAGGAGCCGTAGCCACACCACCAGGAACGACTGTTTTCGCTCGCAATTTTCGTCCAGCTCCTGTCTGGGTACCGGCAACGGTGGAAGCGGACAAAGGGTACGCGGCAGTGCTACGGCTACCAGATGGCCCCCAATGGACACGGCACCACGACCATGTGCGGGCAGTGCCGCGGCAGCATGAGCTGTCAGAGTATTCTGGGCGTTCTCACACAGAACCTCCAAATGCTTCAGGCGTGAAACCAGCTGGGCCTCTGGATGCTGCGGGTGCTACCGCGCCCTACGAACCAGCAGACACCGCCGGCACCACTGCAACTACGGGGGCTTCGTCTGGGGAATTCGAGGGCACATGTGTCTCCAGTGATCCGGGTGGTTGTGCCAGTGCGCCGGGGGATGCCCCGAAGCCAGTGACCCTTTCTCAGACTCCAATTCGccgcagctcgcgcgtgcggaaACCAGTTATGCGTTACGTGCCCCAGTAA